Proteins found in one Tumebacillus sp. BK434 genomic segment:
- the pcaF gene encoding 3-oxoadipyl-CoA thiolase — MREAVIIDAVRTPIGRYGGALKDVRPDDLAAGAIRALVARTGIDPSLIEDVILGCANQAGEDNRNVARMAALLAGLPVSVPGVAVNRLCASGLEAVNSAARAIVAGEADAVIAGGVESMTRAPFVMGKAEGAFARDVQVYDTTIGWRFPNPRLSELHPPYSMGETAENVAERYGVSREEQDAFALLSQHRAAAAIATGVFADEIVPVQVPQQKGAPLLVERDEHPRADTTMEKLAKLRPAFRAGGTVTAGNSSGINDGAAAVLVTSRELAERLGLTPLARYVVSAQAGVDPAVMGIGPVPAVQKALRAAGLHPEQIDLFEINEAFAAQVLASVRELGIPLEKVNPNGGGIALGHPLGATGARMVATLLHQMKRQGHRYGVTTMCVGVGQGVATVFERV; from the coding sequence ATGCGCGAGGCGGTCATTATTGATGCGGTGCGGACGCCGATCGGGCGGTATGGCGGTGCGCTGAAAGACGTGCGGCCCGATGATCTGGCAGCCGGTGCGATCCGGGCGCTGGTGGCGCGGACGGGGATCGACCCCAGTCTCATCGAAGATGTGATCCTCGGCTGTGCCAATCAGGCTGGCGAGGACAACCGCAACGTGGCGCGGATGGCTGCGCTGTTGGCAGGTCTGCCGGTGAGTGTGCCGGGCGTGGCGGTCAACCGGCTCTGCGCGTCGGGGCTGGAAGCGGTCAACAGCGCGGCGAGGGCGATAGTGGCCGGTGAAGCGGATGCGGTGATCGCGGGCGGGGTGGAGTCGATGACCCGGGCGCCTTTTGTGATGGGCAAAGCGGAAGGGGCGTTCGCGCGCGACGTGCAGGTCTATGACACGACGATCGGCTGGCGGTTTCCCAACCCGCGGCTGTCCGAACTGCATCCTCCCTATTCGATGGGCGAGACGGCAGAAAATGTGGCGGAGCGCTATGGCGTTTCACGGGAAGAGCAGGATGCGTTTGCTCTGCTCAGCCAGCACCGGGCGGCGGCGGCGATCGCGACTGGCGTGTTTGCAGATGAGATCGTACCGGTGCAGGTGCCGCAGCAGAAAGGCGCACCGCTCCTCGTTGAGCGGGATGAGCATCCCCGTGCGGACACGACGATGGAAAAGCTGGCCAAGCTGCGCCCGGCGTTTCGCGCAGGGGGCACGGTGACGGCGGGCAACTCGTCGGGCATCAATGACGGCGCGGCGGCCGTCTTGGTGACGTCGCGGGAGCTGGCGGAAAGGCTCGGCCTGACTCCGTTGGCGCGCTACGTGGTGTCGGCGCAGGCGGGGGTCGATCCGGCCGTGATGGGCATCGGGCCGGTGCCTGCCGTGCAGAAAGCATTGCGGGCGGCGGGGCTGCACCCGGAGCAGATCGACTTGTTTGAGATCAATGAGGCGTTCGCCGCACAGGTCTTGGCGTCCGTCCGGGAGCTCGGCATTCCGCTGGAAAAAGTGAACCCGAACGGCGGCGGCATCGCGCTCGGGCATCCGCTCGGCGCGACCGGGGCGCGGATGGTGGCGACGCTGCTGCACCAGATGAAGCGCCAAGGGCACCGCTACGGCGTGACGACGATGTGCGTCGGCGTCGGGCAAGGCGTGGCGACCGTGTTTGAACGGGTCTGA
- a CDS encoding Glu/Leu/Phe/Val dehydrogenase dimerization domain-containing protein yields MRIFEEMAKYGHEQVHFLQHRGTGLKGIVAIHDTTLGPALGGCRMRPYETEEEALFDVLRLSRGMTYKCGVVDVDNGGGKAVLIGDPNQDKSPELFRVFGRYVQGLGGRFYTGTDMGTTPQDFVHAKRESSCFVGLPVEYGGSGNTAVPTALGVFEAIKATAMWLWGSTELTGRRFAVQGVGKVGALVVQHLVEAGGAVYVTDVSQPNLDAVVTATPGEQLLGVVGPEEIYGLDVDVFVPCALGAILNDETIYELRCAAVVGSANNQLLDMEKHGAMLAERGILYAPDYLANAGGLIQVADELQGYVPERVLAKTKAIYDMLLQVYAFSAEREIPTWLAADRLVEQRIEQVKDLKAVWVQKAR; encoded by the coding sequence ATGAGGATTTTTGAAGAGATGGCGAAATACGGGCACGAACAAGTCCATTTCCTGCAGCATCGCGGCACGGGGCTGAAAGGCATCGTGGCGATCCATGACACGACGCTGGGGCCGGCGCTCGGCGGGTGCCGGATGCGTCCGTATGAGACGGAGGAGGAAGCTCTGTTTGACGTGCTGCGGTTGTCCAGGGGCATGACGTACAAGTGCGGCGTGGTGGATGTGGACAACGGCGGCGGCAAAGCGGTCTTGATCGGCGACCCCAATCAGGACAAATCGCCGGAGCTGTTCCGCGTGTTCGGGCGGTATGTGCAAGGCTTGGGCGGCCGCTTTTATACGGGGACCGACATGGGCACGACGCCGCAGGATTTTGTGCATGCCAAGCGGGAGTCGTCCTGTTTCGTCGGATTGCCGGTGGAGTATGGCGGCTCGGGGAACACGGCGGTGCCGACGGCGCTTGGCGTGTTTGAAGCGATCAAGGCGACGGCGATGTGGCTGTGGGGAAGCACGGAGCTGACCGGGAGGCGTTTTGCGGTGCAGGGCGTGGGGAAGGTCGGGGCGCTGGTCGTGCAGCACCTGGTCGAAGCGGGCGGTGCGGTGTATGTGACCGATGTGTCCCAGCCCAATCTGGATGCGGTGGTGACGGCGACGCCGGGCGAGCAGTTGCTCGGAGTGGTCGGGCCGGAGGAGATCTACGGGCTGGACGTCGATGTGTTTGTGCCGTGTGCGCTGGGGGCGATTTTGAACGACGAGACGATTTACGAACTGCGCTGTGCGGCGGTGGTCGGGTCGGCGAACAACCAGCTGCTCGACATGGAAAAACACGGTGCGATGCTGGCGGAGCGGGGGATCTTGTATGCGCCCGACTATCTGGCAAACGCGGGCGGGCTGATTCAGGTCGCCGATGAACTGCAAGGCTATGTGCCGGAGCGGGTGTTGGCGAAGACGAAGGCGATCTATGACATGCTGCTGCAAGTGTATGCGTTTTCTGCCGAGCGGGAGATTCCGACCTGGCTGGCGGCAGACCGCTTGGTGGAGCAGCGGATCGAGCAGGTGAAAGATCTGAAGGC